In Clostridium sporogenes, one genomic interval encodes:
- the msrB gene encoding peptide-methionine (R)-S-oxide reductase MsrB, producing MDKNYSKKPKEKLKKILTPEEYYVTQENGTEAPYKNEYWDLNEEGIYVDITNGEPLFTSKDKFNSSCGWPAFTKPIDRKIIKESIDKGYGMIRTEVRSKNSDSHLGHVFCDGPEELGGLRYCINSASLKFIPKDKLQEEGYGEYLKLFK from the coding sequence ATGGATAAAAATTATAGTAAAAAGCCTAAAGAGAAATTAAAAAAGATACTAACACCAGAGGAGTATTATGTTACTCAAGAAAATGGAACGGAAGCACCATATAAAAATGAGTATTGGGATTTAAATGAAGAAGGGATTTATGTAGATATAACCAATGGAGAGCCTTTATTTACTTCAAAAGATAAGTTTAATTCTTCATGTGGATGGCCAGCATTTACCAAGCCTATAGATAGAAAAATAATAAAAGAATCCATTGATAAAGGTTATGGAATGATTAGAACGGAAGTAAGAAGTAAAAATTCTGATTCTCACTTAGGTCATGTATTTTGTGATGGACCAGAAGAATTAGGGGGATTAAGATATTGTATTAATTCAGCTTCACTTAAATTTATTCCTAAAGACAAGCTTCAAGAAGAAGGATATGGTGAATATTTAAAGTTGTTTAAATAA
- a CDS encoding superoxide dismutase: MAHTLPNLNYDYNALEPHYDEKTLKIHHDIHHKAYVDGLNKAEQKLQEARESGDFTLIKHWEKEIAFHGSGHILHALFWENMTPNGNLNPEGSAIERIKQDFGDYEKFKKQFTEAAIAVEGSGWTILAWNPMFQKLVILQAEKHQNLTQWGVVPLLILDLWEHAYYLKYQNRRAEFVNAWWNIVNWDIVNTRYDNAIK, translated from the coding sequence ATGGCACATACTTTACCAAATTTAAATTATGATTACAATGCATTAGAACCTCATTATGATGAGAAGACTTTAAAGATACATCATGATATTCATCATAAAGCTTATGTAGATGGATTAAATAAAGCGGAACAAAAGCTTCAAGAAGCTAGAGAATCAGGAGATTTTACATTAATAAAACATTGGGAAAAGGAAATAGCATTTCATGGATCAGGTCATATTTTACATGCACTATTTTGGGAAAATATGACTCCTAATGGAAATCTAAATCCTGAGGGATCTGCAATTGAAAGGATAAAACAAGATTTCGGGGACTATGAAAAATTTAAAAAACAATTTACTGAAGCTGCTATAGCAGTAGAAGGTTCAGGTTGGACTATTTTAGCATGGAATCCTATGTTTCAAAAATTAGTAATATTGCAGGCAGAAAAACATCAAAATTTAACTCAATGGGGAGTAGTTCCATTGCTAATTTTAGATTTATGGGAACATGCATATTATTTAAAATATCAAAATAGAAGGGCAGAGTTTGTTAATGCTTGGTGGAATATTGTAAATTGGGATATAGTAAATACTAGATATGATAATGCTATAAAATAA